The window AAGTCTCACGCGAAACCATGAGTCTCGACGCGCCAAGCCCGCGGCTGCGGCGCGGCGGCGGGGCAGCGCGGCACCGACGCCCACCACAGCGACCGCGCCAGAGCACGCGCCCCACCGGAAGCATCCCCCGCCGGGAGTCGGGGATGCCGGAATGTCGCCCCACCCGACAGACCAGGCATCCCCGCCGTGACGGTCAGCGCTTGCGCGCCTTGACCGTGTTCTCTTCGGCCTTCCCCTTCTTCAGCGCACGCTTCTCCTTGAGCGTGGCCTGGGGTGCCTTCTTGGCGTTGTGCTTGTCTGCCATGGTGATACTCGCTTCCCTCATCAAGCTGGCGGGTATTCCGAGTGACCATAGCCCACTTCTGACCGGAAGTCACTTCCTACGAACTGACCTGGGGTTTCTGGCGCCCAAGCCCCTCACGCCGCCGCATGCGGGTCGAACCGATTCAGCATCTCGACGGTCTGCGCGTAGTCGCCGCGCACCTCGCCGAAGCGCAACAGCTTGACGTTCTCGACGAGGATCTCGTGTGCGTCGGGCTGCGTGGCGATCAGCTGGATCGTCTCATCGGCGAACTCGTCGAGGGGCATGGCGAAGGGGCTCCCGCTCTGCCCGGGCAGAATCTCGGTCGCCACAGCCGGGGGCACGAGCTCCAGCACCTTCACGCTCGTGTCGGCAAGCTGCAGACGGATCGTCTCCGACAGCTGATGGATGCCGGCCTTTGTCGCGTTGTACGTCGGCGTCACCCGCAGCGGCGCATGCGCCAGACCGCTCGACACCGTGACGATCGTCGCATCGGGTCGGCTGCGCAACTGCTCGATGAAGGCCGCTATCAGGCGGATCGGTCCGAGCAGGTTCGTCGTGATGATCTGCTCGGCATCAGCCAGGAAGCCGTCATCGTGCCAGTCCTCGAGGCGCATGATGCCGGCCATCGGGATGAGCACGTTCAGATCGGGATGCGCAGCGATCACCTCGACGGCCGCGCGGCGGATGCTTGCGGCATCCGCCGTGTCGATGTGCACGGCGTCGAATCCATGCGCGATCCGGAGCTGGGCGAGCACCTCGGTGCGGCGACCGCCGATGATCACGATGTTGCCGGCGGCCTGCAGGCGGATGGCGAGGGCGAGTCCGATGCCACTGGTCGCGCCGGGGATGAAGATGGTGTTCCCTGTGATGTTCATGCGATCCAGGATCAGCGGCATCCCTTCGCGGCGTAAGAGACGCGATGATCAGGGGATCCGCGATCCCTGGTTCACGACGCCTGCACGCGGGACACTGGACAGATGGACCGCGCCGCACTCGCCGACTTCCTCCGCCGTCGCCGCGCAGCGCTCCTGCCCACCGATGTCGGCTTGCCCTCCGGTGCGCGGCGGCGGGCACCGGGCCTGCGGCGCGAGGAAGTCGCGGCGCTCACGGGAATGTCAGCTGACTACTACACACGCCTCGAGCAGAGTCGGGGCCCGCAACCGAGCGAGCAGATGCTCGCCGCACTGGCGAGGGCGCTGCGCCTGACCGATGACGAGCGCGACTACCTCTTCCGCACGGCGGGGCACTCGGCGCCCGACCGACGCAGTTCACTCCCGCACGTCGCTCCGGCCCTGTTGCGCGTGCTCGACCGACTCGAAGACACCCCGGCACTCATCCTCTCGAATCTCGGCGAACCCCTCGTGGCGAACCGGATGGCGCAGTCGTTGTTCGGCGATGTGTCGGCACGCACCGGCCTGGACCGCAGCGACGTCTACCGCTGGTTCACCGAGCCGGCCTCGCGCGCTGTCTATCCAGAGGACGATCACGCGCGGCAGGCCCGTGCCCTCGTTGCGAACCTGCGCGTCGCCTACGGCGCCATGGGGCCCCGCTCCCGGGCCGGCGAACTTGTGCGCGCGCTGCAGACGGCCAGCGCGGAGTTCGCCGAGCTCTGGGCCAGGCACGAGGTCGCGGCGCGCTTCGAGGACCACAAGACCCTCATCCACCCCGAGCTGGGCGCTATCGAGCTCGATTGTCAGGTGCTGTTCACCGAAGACCAGTCGCAGGCACTGCTCGTGCTCACCGCCGCGCCACACACCGAGGCTGCCGAGAAGCTCGAGCTGCTGGCCGTGCTCGGCACGCAGCGTTTCGGCGGTTGAGTCATCCGCGCGGAGAGCGGGAGTGCGAGGGGGCTGCGTGGCGCGTTTCGACTCGGTCGCTGCGCTCCCTCGCTCAACGGGCGGGGCGGGCGAACCGGCGCTCAACGGCCGGGCCAGGCGCTCCGGCACTCAACGGCCGGGGTCACCCGCTCCCTCGCGCAACGGCCGGGGTCAGGCGCTCCAGCGCCCAACGGGCGGGGACGGGCGAACCGGCGCTCAACGGCCGGGCCAGGCGCTCCCTCGCTCAACGAGCGGGGTCAGTCGCTCCAGCGCCCAACGGGCGGGGTCAGTCGCTCCGGCACTCAACGGCCGGGGTCGCCAGGAGACAGGCGCGCCGACGCCGCGGCCTCGGCGGCCCCGCGCCCCCATCGGAAGGGCGAGACCGTGCGATCACCGGGGATCCAGAATCGCCAGGGGAACGCATCGGTTCCGGCGACACCGGCGATGCCGACACGGGGTCCGGATGCCACCTCCGCAAGCGGTTCGTCGCGCATCTGCAGGCTCACCACGGCGCCGCCGAACGGCGTCGAGTCGACCACGTCGATGCCGTCGTGCAGAGCGTGCCGCAGCCCCAAGGCGTCGCCGAGCCGGCCGGGCCCACGAGCGAGTTCGCGGTCGGTGCGAGCGGCAGGTCGGCGCGCACGCGCGAGCTCGAGCCCTTCGACGACCTCACCGGCGCGCAGCAGAATTCCGCCGGCTTCCCCCTCGGGTCCGCACACGACATTCGCGCACGAGTGGATGCCATGGCTCAAATACACATACAAGTGACCCGGCTCGCCCCACATCGTCGCGTTGCGCTTCGTGTACCCCATGCGCGCGTGCGAGCCGGGGTCGGGCACCGGGCCGGTGCCCTTGCCGTGGTACGCCTCGACCTCGGTGATGCGCACAGCCGCCCTCTGCCCGTCGATGGTCACGGTGAGGATGCCGCCCAGCAGCCGCGGTGCCACTTCGAGCGGCAACGCCGTCAGCTCTTCGCGCGTGGCAGGCCGCAGCGCGGGCGCGAGTGCGACCGGCGCGGCACCTGTGGAAGTGTCGACACCGGCCGGCGAAGAGACGGTGACGCCCTCCCGGCGGGCGGCGGAGTCAGGGAGCTGTTCGTTCATGGCGCGGTGGGCACGGGCCCGCGTCCACGATACGCCGGCCCCGGCCGGCATCGGGCGGCCCCGGGCGGCATCGGCCGGCGCTGGCCGGCCCCGGGCGGCATCGGGCGGCGGCTGCGGCGCCAGCCGTGCAACAACTCAGTCTGCGAACCTGCTGCGCCGCCACCCACCCGCGCAATCACGCCACCCAGCCCGACGCCCGCACCGACACAGACTGAGTTGTGACACACCCCGCCGGCGAGCCACCGCCTAGAATCACGCCATGCCGCTCGTCTATCTGTGTGTGCGTCCGCAGCGCGAAGCGGCGCGCGCCGAGTACGCGTCATTCCGGGCGGAGTCCGGGCTCACCGAGACATCGCTGCATTTCCACGACCTCACCCACGAGCCCCTCCCCGCCGACGCCCTCGACCGATGGACCGGATTCCTCGTCGGCGGCAGCCCCTTCAACGTGACCGACACCGCCAGAAGCGAGATCCAGCGCCGGGTCGAAGCCGATCTCGAGGTCGTGGCGGCGGCAGCCGCGGCGGCGAACACCGCTGCCCTGTTCACCTGCTACGGCATCGGTGTCGTGACCCGGATGCTCGGCGGCGAGGTGTCGCGTGATTTCCCCGAGCCGACCGGCCCGACGCCGGTGCGACTCACCGGAGCGGCCGTCGGCGATCCGATCACCGCCGATCTGCCCGCGCACTTCGTGGCTCTGTCGGCGCACAAGGAGGGTTCGGGCGCCGTTCCGCCGGGCGCGCTGCTGCTGGCGACCAACCCCGTCTGTCCCGTACAGGCCTACCGCGTGGGCGACCGGCTGTACGCGACGCAGTTCCATCCCGAGTCGACTCCGCTGCCGTTCACCCAGCGCATGGCGTTCTACCGCGACGGCGGATACTTCGATGCCGAGGATTACGACGAGATCTCGGCGCGCGTGCTCGCGACTCCGGTCACCGAGCCCGGGCGGATGCTGCGCGCATTCGTGCGCGCATGGGGGTGACCCTCACTGCCCGAGCGTGGGCGGCACCTGACACCACGAGGGCGCGAAGCCGCTGAAGGCGTGCACCTCGGCACCGTCGGCAAGCGTGATCACGTGCGTGACAAGCTTCTGCGGCATCGGCGAAAGGTAGTCGTCGTAGTCGTTGTGCACGCTGTCGGGCGCGACGGTGACCGCCGCGTACTGCCCGCTCGGTGAGACGCAGATCTGCTGCACGGCATCGTCGACCGACAGCGTGAGCAGTGAAGTGGCTGCGCCGTCGGCGTCGACCCGGTAGACGATTGTTCCCTCGGGCACACCTTCGCCCGCGCCCGATCCGCCGGCGACGTCGAGCACGGTGTACGGCCGGATCGTGCCGCCCGCGGTGCCGGGCACCGGCGTCACTGTGCCCAGATGCCCCGGCACCGCGCGCCCGTCGGCGTGGGCGGTGACAAGCGGCGCGGTCGTTCCGTCGGTCAGATCGACGGTCACCATGCCGTCGGCGCGTTGGACGACCGCGATCGACGATCCGCGCGCTATCCCGTCGATGGCGGTGCCGGTGCCGAGATCGGTGGTGCCGCCGCCCGACGGGTCGCCGAGCAGCATCCGCCCGTCGTAGTTCAAGACGAGCATGCTGTCGCTGTCGGGCACGAACCGCCAGTCGGCGACTCGCTGGTCATCGCCCGCGACTGTGATCTCGGTCGGCGACGTCTGGGCGGCGCTGTCTTTCAGCGACGCGGTGAACAGCCGGCTTTCGCGGGCGCCGTCTTCGCCGAGGTTCGCGTCGGAGTAGGTGTACCCGACGAGCTCGCCGCGATCGGCGCTCTGCAGCTGCGTGATGGTGCCGGTGCCCGGGAGCGGCAGCTCGCGCGCATGCTGACCCGCAAGATCGGTGGCCACGAGAACGGCGTGGCCCTGCTGGTCGAGCACTGAGATGACCAGGTGCGAGCTGGTAGCGCGGAAGTCCTCGATGTGGTCGGTGCGGAACACCGTCTCGGGATCGGATCCGTCCAGCCGCGTACGCACGATACGGTCGTCGGCGCCGGTGCGCGCCAGCACATAGACCGACGTCGGCGGCGTGCGGAAAGTGCGGGTCACCGTCGTGGCCGGGCCCCCGCCCAGGCCCGTGACACCGGCGAACCGCACGGTGTAGTCGGTGTCGTCGTGCAGCGGCAGGGTGAAGCGCACACCCATGCTGCGACCCGAGGTGTCGACGGTGAAGTCGGCCGCGGGCGTCACGGTGACCTGGTCGGCCGTGATCGGGTGCAGCGACTGGTTCATCGTGACGATCAAACGGGAACCGGATGCCGCAGCCGAGGCCGCGGCATCCACTTGTACGCCGGTGACCCGGGGACCTTGGGCGCCGCCGACGGCCGCGCCGGCCAGCCCCACGATGGCGAGCACGCCCAGGACGGCGGCGAACGAGGTCAGGAACGATCGGCCGCGCCGCCGGCGCGTCGCCGCGCGCCGGGTGCTGCGCGTGGCGTCAGTACTCATACGGATCCTTGGGCTCGGCGATGCGCTTCACCGCGGTCGCCGCGATCTGCAGCGCACCGGCCGTCGTCGACCGTACGGTTCCGGTCACCTCGACCCACACACCGGTCGCCGGTGCCGCGACCGCGGCAGCGATCGGCACGCTCGCCGACTGCGCGTCGATCACGCAGTGGGTGATGACCAGGCGCGTGAGGTCGAACGCGCCGTCGTCACCGGGAGTGACGAATCCGGTGAGGGTGACCGCGTCGCCCTCGAACGCATCGGGGTTCGTCGCGGTGGCGAACACACTCGCCCAGTCGCCGACGCCGAACTCGGACGTGTCTCCGCGCGTCGCAAGGTTCACGACATCCGTCCCCGCGAACAGGGGCGCCGCGCCCACGTCACGGGTCTGCGCGATCTCGGCCGACAATGACGCGGGCGGCAGCAGCAGGATCGAGAGCATGACCGCGGATGCCGCGACCCCGCCGACCGCGCCGATCGTGGCGCCCATCGGCCGAGCCGCGCGACCCCCGGTCGTTGAGTGAGCCGTGCCCCCTCCGGTCGTTGAGCGAGCGGAGCGAGTCGAAACGACCCCCTCCCGGTACGCGTCGACTCGGGCCTGCGGCTCTCGCGTGGCGGGCGGCGTGTGGGCGTGGTCGCCCCCGAACTGGTGATCGTGCCCGTGGTCGGCTTCGGCCCCCAGGGGCAGCAGAAAGCTCAGCGCCGCCCCCACCAGCAGCAGCACGGCCATCGGAACGGCGAACCAGTTCGACGACGGGTTGATGTAGAGCGCGAGGCGTCCGGT is drawn from Microbacterium protaetiae and contains these coding sequences:
- a CDS encoding SDR family oxidoreductase; translated protein: MNITGNTIFIPGATSGIGLALAIRLQAAGNIVIIGGRRTEVLAQLRIAHGFDAVHIDTADAASIRRAAVEVIAAHPDLNVLIPMAGIMRLEDWHDDGFLADAEQIITTNLLGPIRLIAAFIEQLRSRPDATIVTVSSGLAHAPLRVTPTYNATKAGIHQLSETIRLQLADTSVKVLELVPPAVATEILPGQSGSPFAMPLDEFADETIQLIATQPDAHEILVENVKLLRFGEVRGDYAQTVEMLNRFDPHAAA
- a CDS encoding helix-turn-helix transcriptional regulator is translated as MDRAALADFLRRRRAALLPTDVGLPSGARRRAPGLRREEVAALTGMSADYYTRLEQSRGPQPSEQMLAALARALRLTDDERDYLFRTAGHSAPDRRSSLPHVAPALLRVLDRLEDTPALILSNLGEPLVANRMAQSLFGDVSARTGLDRSDVYRWFTEPASRAVYPEDDHARQARALVANLRVAYGAMGPRSRAGELVRALQTASAEFAELWARHEVAARFEDHKTLIHPELGAIELDCQVLFTEDQSQALLVLTAAPHTEAAEKLELLAVLGTQRFGG
- a CDS encoding DNA-3-methyladenine glycosylase, which translates into the protein MNEQLPDSAARREGVTVSSPAGVDTSTGAAPVALAPALRPATREELTALPLEVAPRLLGGILTVTIDGQRAAVRITEVEAYHGKGTGPVPDPGSHARMGYTKRNATMWGEPGHLYVYLSHGIHSCANVVCGPEGEAGGILLRAGEVVEGLELARARRPAARTDRELARGPGRLGDALGLRHALHDGIDVVDSTPFGGAVVSLQMRDEPLAEVASGPRVGIAGVAGTDAFPWRFWIPGDRTVSPFRWGRGAAEAAASARLSPGDPGR
- a CDS encoding glutamine amidotransferase-related protein, translating into MPLVYLCVRPQREAARAEYASFRAESGLTETSLHFHDLTHEPLPADALDRWTGFLVGGSPFNVTDTARSEIQRRVEADLEVVAAAAAAANTAALFTCYGIGVVTRMLGGEVSRDFPEPTGPTPVRLTGAAVGDPITADLPAHFVALSAHKEGSGAVPPGALLLATNPVCPVQAYRVGDRLYATQFHPESTPLPFTQRMAFYRDGGYFDAEDYDEISARVLATPVTEPGRMLRAFVRAWG
- a CDS encoding DUF1980 domain-containing protein; its protein translation is MSRRTALWNRWLGVGLASCLAVVTLWLAATGRLALYINPSSNWFAVPMAVLLLVGAALSFLLPLGAEADHGHDHQFGGDHAHTPPATREPQARVDAYREGVVSTRSARSTTGGGTAHSTTGGRAARPMGATIGAVGGVAASAVMLSILLLPPASLSAEIAQTRDVGAAPLFAGTDVVNLATRGDTSEFGVGDWASVFATATNPDAFEGDAVTLTGFVTPGDDGAFDLTRLVITHCVIDAQSASVPIAAAVAAPATGVWVEVTGTVRSTTAGALQIAATAVKRIAEPKDPYEY